The nucleotide window ccagagtgctaggcatgagccactgcacccggcccgtTTCTTTCAGTTCTGATTCACACCTCTATGTAGCCAtttcttccctctgccctgtTTCTTACTTGAGTTACAACTGTCAAATGTAGCTAAATGAATGCTGGGTTGGTAAAAAGAAGGTAGGGTCTGGGCCTTAGGGGGCTCTTGGCAGAACAGACACTAGATCAAGTACTAGTTTAAATAAAGTGGAGAGTAGGACAAGCCAGCACTCCTGCCCTGTTTCCTTATCCCAGAGAAAGTGCAATTGCGCAGAGCACCAGGATCCAAAGGCCTCCCCAAGCGCGCCTGGCAGTCCCGGGAAAATCCCCGCTTCCTTCCCCACTATCCCCTCCTCACTCCGTTCCCAGTCTTTATTCTTCTTCAGGGACCAAACACTGGAgtttctcctgccccagcctcccacccagcAGCTGGGGGATCTCAGGGCCACACATTCCTGGCAGTCCCAGGCAGGGCCCTAGCTGTCTGCCTTGTACAGCCCACCTGTCTCCCAAAGCCCAGGTGGTGGGCAGAGTCTCAGGAAGCCCAGCtcggctcccccaccccactgaccCTCAGTTTGGGGGGCTGAAGCCTCAGTCTCCCACCGCCAGCAACACCCTGGGGCAGGAATGGGGCTGGCTAGGCCTTTGGGGACACCTGTCCCCCTCTCCATCAAAGGTGTGGCAGCCAGGCTCTCCTTCCCCTCAACAGCAGAGCAGGATCCCCCCACACCCTGCCCGCACCTTGCTCTCCTCTTCCTGTGCCAGCCGCTCCTCGATGAGCGCCGTGGCTCTCTGCACCGCCTCGGAGCCCTCCATGGTGCCGTCCATGACTGCCTCTGCAGGCCACAGGGCCTTGGGGGCTTTATAGGCCAGAGCACCCACCCCCGCCCGGCTGGGAGCCTTTTCCATGACTCACTGGCCCAATTCTCCACCTGCCTCCCAGACCTGTCACCTTCACCTCAGGCAGCCCCAGGGAGCAGCgggggccagggccagggagcAGGGCCAATggcccccccaacccctggcctaTTGGAACCGGAGGGCACAGCACCCCAAGAGCAGGGCTGCAGGAGGGAGCCTGTCCAGCCTCTGTCCTGAGTGCTTGGGCCTGGCTGGGCCTTAGCCAGGCAGCTGGGCAGCACAAAGGACCCGCTGGCTGCATGCCCCAGCCCGGATGGTAGTGCCACCTGCTGGATGCCTGGAAACCCTGCCCAGCCACACCAGCAAGGGGGTCTGAAAACCACACTTGGGACCTGACAGGTCTGCACCCCCAGGCTGTCCTGCAATAGGCCCTGCTGGCTACAAGGAGGAGCAGAGTCTGCTTGTCCAGGCCAGGGCACCAGGGCAGTGGCAGGAGTAAGGGCAGCTGCCTCCCTCTTTGATGGTGGCTTGCACTGGCCTTTGCCTATTTGGGGTCCCACAGTGCCCCCTAGCGAAGCATCTCTATATTTGGCGGCATGACTTTGTGGACAAACTTAGCCATCTGTCTCCTCCCTCAAGGGCCTCATTGGGGGAGTCCTCTGCAGGGCTTACAGGGCCTTGTGTCAAGTGAGGGGGTCTCAGGAAGCCAGAGTGCAGCACCAACACCAGCTGCCGAGGGGTGCCAGCTACTCTGGGCCATCCTTCCCTCCCGTGCTTTCCCTGTCAGGCCCCGATGGTGCCAGGCTACCCTGACTGGGGCCGGCCATGCTCACTgagaaggaaaaatactcaacTGGAAGAGAAAGCAGATCTGTACTTGCTCAGGTCCACGCCTGGCACGTGCAGGATCGAGCCCTGGGTCATTACGCACGGGATCACCAGAGAACCGCAGACGCCCAGCCCTGTGTTTCCATGAAGCTCACATGCTGCCCTTGGCCAAACAACCTTATTTAAGAGTCCCCCAAGGAAGCACAAGGAACCAGTTCCTTTGCTCTCCTGTTCCCTTGCCAGGGAGCCAACACAAAGCTCTGACACGTGCTCATGATCTAAATCTGTCAGAGATTTTGCTTTAACATCCCGCCAGGCACAGCATAACCAGGACTTCCCGCACACCTCTGTCAGGAGGGCCGGGCCCCCCCTGCCTTCACATCTGTTTTCCTGCTTAATCCACCCAGCAACTGATGCAGGAGGCAAGGCAAGCGGCCTCAGCtccaatttaaaaagaagctAAGTGGGTTCAGAGGTTAAGTGGCTTTTCTGAGGACGCATGAGAACACAGGAGGAGTTGGGATCAGGGCCCAGAGAACTAGCAGTCCTCGGTTCACTCTGCGTGTGCATCCTGCTGTGCCCAAgcagctggggaggctgggcaTGCACCTGTTGCCACACCAGAACAAGCCCTGGGCTCCACAGGGCTGCAGAATAACTCAGTCAAATGCCAGGCAAGAGAGAAGGAGCAAAAGGCTTTATTGATAAATATGCAGATATGTGTGTACACAGGGATCTGCTGTGGGGGCCATAACCAGGCTGCAGACTCCGCCGTCTGGGTTATAGCCAGGAGATGGCCCTGTGCAGACCCCTGCCACAAAGCCCAGCTGTCCACCACCCGCCTCATCTCTGCCGAttgtgctgggggcagggagaggcaaaGGCCCGCCTCAGGCTCCCCGAGCCCTGGGGCTCACTGGTGGTTCCCTTCCCTCCAGGGGACTGGCACTGTGCCCAGAGcagagccaggggtggggagagaggagggagacagCAGCTGCTTCAGACCCTGAGCAGAAAACCGGAGTGATCACAGCCGGCAGCACCAGATGACACATCTGGGCTCCAGGCACCTCCAGGCTGGCCCTCGTGGCTCGAACCTGCTGCAGGAGAGAGACGGGGTAGAGGCCCTTGTTCACCTCCTCTCCAACAAGGCTGCAAGGCTTGCATGTGGCAGCCTGCTCCCTGGGTGCCCTGGGAAGCAGAGTCCTTCATGGCTCAGCCAGCAGCCACACAACGGGGTGGGACCCCTGAAGGATGTAACAGCACTCGAAGGCAGCAGCAGGGCGGGGGGCCTAGTGCTCCAAAGGGGGCCGTTCAGCCCCACAGGGGCCTCTCTTCCCAGCGGTCCGTGGGCCCATCAGTCCTGGGGTGGCGGGGGCTGGTTGATGATGACCTGGATGACAAAATCTTTCTGGATCTTGGTCTCCTGGAGCCGTGTGCGGTCTGTGAGCAGCTTCCCGGAGAAGAACCATCGCTGCCAGGATGGCTCGATGCCCTCTTGGGTGTGCAGCTGCCTCTTGAGCTGCCCTACTGTGTCAGGCAGGCTGGCGCTGAGCCTCACGTCCTTGCCCGTGGACAGGCGCACCTTCAGCGGGAACTCATGGCGCACGCTGGGGGTGGGCTCGGGGGGCTCCAGGTTCTCCTCCTCGGTGTGCTCCAGCAGCAGGTTCACGGGCGGCGACAGGCAGTAGATGGGCAGCTGGTAGCGATTGCCCAGCTCGTCATAGCATTCACAGAGGGTGCCTGTGGGAGAGGCAGGGCCATCAGGGTTGGCTCAGGGACCCACTATCATGGACTGAGTGTCTGTGTGCCCCCAAATTCTTACGTTGAAATTCTAACCCAacatgactatatttggagatggggcctacATGGAAacaattaaagttaaatgaggtcataagggtggggtcctGATCTGATATAATTAAGagctttgttttgattttttttttattaatttttttttttttttttttgagacagagtctggctctgttgcccaggctagagtgctgtggcatcagcctagctctcagcaacctcaaactcctgggctcaagcaatccttcggcctcagcctccccagtagctgggacttcaggcatgcgccacaatgcctggataatttttctatatatttttagttgtctagctaatttctttctatttttagtagagatggggtctcactcttgctcaggctggtctcgaactcctgagctcaaacgatcctcccgcctcggcctcccagagtgctgggattacaggcatgagccaccatgcccagcctgttttgatttttttaagggaaaaagtcttgctgtgttgtccaggctggtcttgaacacttgggctcaagcaatcctcttgcctcagcctcccaagtagctgtgactacaggtgcacaccactgcgcctggcttaCAGTTCTTGTAACGAGATACCAGACATTATCTCActttctccctgtctcctcccctccatgtgaggacacagcaggaaggtggccacctgcaagccagcAAGAGAGACCTCCCCTAAAACCAAATTGGCCAGTACCTTGATccgggacttcccagcctctagaactgtgagaaataaatatctgttgttgaagccaccaagtgtgtggcattttgttatagcagcctgagcagactaatacaacGGCCATGGCCACCCCATAGTCAGGTTTCCCTGGAACAGCCTTATGATCAGAGGAGCACAGGGGCTGGTGTCAAGAAGACTTGGACTGGCACCTTGGCCCCACCAGGTACAGGCTCATTCGACCCTAGCACATTACTTAACTTTTCGTTTGTATACGTGTGCCGGCTGCTGGGGTTATAAGCACAAATGAAACAGCACAGGCCCTGCTCTTCATAGACTGCAGTTTCCTTACTGGTACAATGTTAATGCCTGTAGAAATGTTTACTGTCCTTTGAGCGCCTACGAAGTGCTGAGACTGGACTAAACGATGTTATGTGTATCCTTTTGAATCCTAATAATCATCTCCCCTTTATAGCTAGCTGTAAGGTACTTAGGCTCTAAATTCGAGAAGTTCCAGGTCATGCAGCTAGGAAACGGAAACACTCAAGGTAAAACCCAGGTCCATGACTCCAGAGTTCCATTGTTACCATCTGCTTTACACGGCCccataaagctgctatgaacttaaatgagataatgcagtgGGAGCTTCTAGTTCAGGGCCCAGCATACAATAACCCAATAGAAGGTCAGTGTCTCAGATGTTCTGGGACTCCAAAGCGCTCTGAGCAAGTCTCTAGCTTGCATTCATCACACTGCTTTGCAGGGTTGTTGGTGTCTTTCCGTCCCCTCATCAGGCAAGCGGGAATcgtgtcttgttttcctttgtgtcCCCACTCCTGGCCCACGCTCAGTGAGGGTTGCttgaatgagtaagtgaatacccgccccccgccccccagcttGGGCACAACCTCCTGACACGTGGCTGGCCACCGGCTCCCCTGTACCCCTCAGCTGTGCTGATGACTCCTAGCTGCAGTGGGGGTACAGCCCCGGCCCTGCCCACTCACCATGAGGCAGGGTGATGCTGGCTCCATCCAGGATGGCCTGGGCCAGCTCGTGGTCGTTGGCCTCGGCAGCATAGGCAGCGGCCTTGAGGGCATCCCAGATCTCCTTGCGGCCCTCAAAGGCGGGCGCTGTGTCCCAGAACTCATCTCGTTTGCTCCGCAGCTGCCCGTCGGTCATGGGGTAGTCACTCTTCCACTTGAGCCGCTCCTTCTTCAGGGGCTCGTTGCGGCCTGGGCAGGACACAGGGAGAGGCTCAGCATCTCTGACGCCTGACGCCGCTCGAGCTGCGGTCCgctctctccctcacctccctcggccaggccctggcagccGCTGTCCTGGCTCCTAAGTATTTAGGTCCCTGGGGCCCTTCCTCAATAGCAGGGAACAGTCAGGACACTCCACATACCCAACCCAGGCGCATCAAGTAATTCTGTCCGCAAAGCATATGCTGCCTTTGTCTCTACtgttaagttttaattttattctttctttgattataaagcagtacagtatttaaaaatctggaaagaaataCACACAGGTAAAAATAGTAACTGCCACCATCTATGGAGCCGACTGGGGCCACACCACAGGCGAGGCCCTTGGGACTCATtattcatttgatcctcaaaaccacccaacagatggggaaaccaagacTCACAGAGTGTGCCATTTGTCTAAAGCCACACAGGTACCGACTTGGTGCAAGACTTCCTGACGCCAAAGCCCACCTCTGACCACTGTCTGTACCATGCTGCCACTGGGGGGAAAATCATGCAGAATCCCACCATTCAGAAGTAACCACTGTTAACACCTCAATCTATTTCATTCTCGCTTCCTCCCCCCCATTTTTCTCAATATAGTTGAGTTTATATTATGAAGTCTATTTCCTTATATTCCTTGCTCCAGAAAGGATTTAAGAGATTTATATGCCAACATACAactttgtttatttcacttatattaCTGTAAACTTcccaaatgattaaaaattataaacaattttaatgtCTTATGATTAATGTCCCACCATATAGATGGTcacaaagaattttcttttaaaatcataactgATCAACCAGCCAAAAATTCCTGCgggatctgaaaaaaaaaaaaaaaaaaaaagcaattctgtcaaatgtcatttttcttgtCACCCAGCTCCAAGGGACCTTTAAGACAACTCCAGACCACAGCCAAGACTGAGGGTAGAGGTGTCTCTCAAAGGCTTTTGGAAGCCCAGTCACCTCAAAGCTGAAGGCAGAGTGATCTACAAGAGTGAGGTCTAAAGTACTCAGCTTCCATTATAACTCAGATCCTACAAGTGACAGTTGGAACCAAGGCTGAAGGCTGCCACCAGGCCGCATtctggctggggcaggaagaggaggggagggaacagCATTCACTGACCACCAGTTGTGTGAAAGAAGCCAAGTAAGctctttatttatatacattatcccATTTCATCCTTGGAATAGCCTTAGGCAGTAGGTATTATCACTGCTATTTCACAGATGATAGGGCAGatttagagagattaaatgactggccccaggtcacacagtaagCAACTGAGTGAGGGTCCCACCTCAGTGCTGACTAAATCCTGTGTTTGCCATCTGAATTCACAACTACCTGTGTGGGCAGAAAACtctataaaggaaaacatttaatttaaagtgTTCCTGGGGTTGCAGAAGGAAATGCAAACCCTCTTTGGAGGAAAACAACTTCAAACCAGGCCTCAAAGAATTCTCAAGGTAAAGttccaaggaaaataaataataaggtcatagtttaaaaaagaaaatcacaacagGCAAGGAAACAAGGCAATATGAGCCAGAGCCAGCAAAAACAGCCGACAGAAGAATCAGATTTACAAAGACATTGGATATGGAACTTATCAGACAAAGATTATGAAATACCAAGATTAAGAAATAAGAATACATTAAGAATATGAGTAAGGAATAAGAATGaccaagtcattttttttttttttttagacagggtcttgctctgtctcccagactgcagtgctgtggtatcatcatagctcacagcaacctcaaactcctgggctcaagcgatcctcctctctcgacctcccaagtagctgggacaacaggcatgagccaccacacccagctaatttttctactttttgcagagatagggtcttgctcttgcttaggctggtcttgaactcctgacctcaagtggtcctcctgtctcagcctcctaaagtgctaggattacaggtgtgaaccaccgtgcctggcccaagtagattttaaaagaaccatATGGAacctctaaaaatgaaaaatataacaactGAAATTCAGAgggtttaatgttttaaattataatttccagAAGGATACAATAGGAAGAATGTGGATGAAACAATATTCAAAGAAACAACAGAGATGTCCATTCTCTCCTAAACtgatctataaatttaatgcaattccaatgAAATCCCCAACTAGGAGTTTTTTCCCAAGGAACCTGGCAAGATGATTCTACATTTATATAGAAGAACAAAGCTGCTCCTAGAGAAGAATGAAGTGGGAGAACTTGCACTGCCATTTTCAATACTAATTACAAAGCCACAGCCAGCACAGTACTGCAAGAGGGACAGAAAAATTAGAATAGAGCCCAAAAATAGACCCAGGCACATACAGAAACTTGCTTAAAGTGAGAAAGAACGCCACTGATCGGGGTGGAAGATGAACCATTTGATATGTGgtgttgggactacaggttcTCCACATAGAAGAATGTACAATGGAATTCCTACCTCAGACGAGCCGCAGAAATCAAAACCAGATCAAAGGCTTCAGtgtgaaagacagaaagaggcACTAAAGCAACGACGATTACAATTTTATCCATGTATTTTTTGCAAAGTTTGGCCTGGAGGTGTTTGTCCCTTGATCAAGGAAGTGGCTCCATTTCATGATTTCTCGACTCCTTTTCTCTTTGATTCTTCGGCACTGATGACTTCCTAATAAGGGCTTTGATCCGTCAGCCCTCACAGTCACGATGCAGTGACCCCCTCAGGGACCCGTGGGGTGTGGAACTTCTGTGCCTTCACTCAATGACTTTTGAACTTCTTGAGCAGATTACTGTGGTTTCCCCgcctccttcctctttgccaGATGTCACTTCTTCCTGGTGTCTATCTGTTGCTCCTAGCATGCGTGGAGGTCAAGTCCAGCTAAGGGACCACTGTGAATCTGCTGAGGGCTGAGAAAGGGCACCACCAAGCTGTCGGCATTGTCTAAGAAAGAAGCTTCCTACAGAAGAAAGAGACAAGGCTTCGggacattttaaatgttcacctTTTGGCTCTGTTCCCGACAACTGAGGTTGCTGGACTGTGACCGCAGGGACACCTGGGCTGTAACTGTGTGTACCTGTATCTCACTCTGTCTTGAGAACCgatctttaaaataaacacagcCCCACTGTGGCCCCTTTCAAAGTCGTCACCTCAGAAGGCCACGCGTGTACCTGAGGGATGCTGAAGTGCCTTCGGGGTCACCGCCCCCTGCACTCAGACAGCAGCTAGCGTTGCTAACAGTCTCACCCACAGACCACACGCTGCAAGAGAGCCTCTCCAAGCACAAACGGCATCTGCAGTGACCCAGGATACGGCGGTTTTAAAAATCCTCACTCTATGAGCAGGGCCTTTGTGGCTGAAAATCAGAATGGGGTGGCgggggcagggacaggcagggtTGAGGTCAAGAGCCCCAGGAGCCCACCCATTGCCTTTGCAGCCGTCACTGCCCCTCTGGGCCGGCAGAGGGCAGCCACAGCACCTCTGCGCGGTGTCGGCTCCCTTCCTCAGTGGGTCAGACGTGCAGCATAAGAACATCAGCAAAGTTCCCCAGGCCCAGAGACAAGCCCAGATGGCTGGGGCCCCACACACTGGTACTTACAATCTTAGGCACAGAGACAGACAAGGACAGAAAAGGATGCTTTTCATTTAAGCATATAAGCAAACTGatcaacattttaatttcatttacttaaaaaaagatattttatagttAGTTGAGTCAAAAAAAATGGGACAGTAAAACATAACACTCATATGCTGCACAAATTGGTACACACTTCCTGGAAGGCATTTGGCATGGtactgaaaaacataaaaatgtgcaTCCCTTTGGCTCAGCTATTTggtttctaagaaaataatcataagCATGTGGCGAAGATTTATCTACAAAGCTGTTTAACACAGCATGGTTTTtctgattgtttgtttgtttattttgagagtgggtcttgctctgtcactgaggctAGAGCAcactggcacaatcatagctcacagcaacttcaaactcctgggctcaagcaatcctcctgcctcagcctcccaagtagctgggactacaggcatgtgccaccatgccccgctaattttttctatatatttttagttatccagctaatttctttctatttttttttagtagagacggtctcgctcttgctcaggttggtctcgaactcctgagctcaaaccatccgcccacctcggcctcccagagtgctaggattacaggcatgaggcaccgcgcctggccacacAGCATGGTTTTTAACAGAGAAAGCTAGAAATAATCCTGGTACACTACCAGGAGAAAGGCTAAATAAAATCTGTGCATCTATACAAACCATTGGTGGCAGCCATTCTGTGACAGTGAGGCAGGATGCTGAGTAACATTGGGAAACGTCCGCAATACAGGGGAAAAAGCTTCCGACCAGCCAGTGCTCTGTGCTCCagcttttgcttttaaataagtatgtacaggccaggtgcagtggctcatacctataatcctttgggaagctgaagcaggaggatcacttgaacccaggagttcaaggctgcagtgagctatgatcatgccactgtactctagcctgggtgacagagtgagattgtttcttttttaaaaaaaatggcaaaaaaagtagctcatgcctgtaatactagcactctgggaggccgaggagggaggatcacttgaggccaggagtttgagattagcctgagcaagatcaagaccccgtctccacaaaaaatagaaaaattagctgggcatggtgggatgtacctgtagtcccagctacttgggaggctgtggcaggaggattgcttgagcccaggagtttgaggttgctgtgagccctgacaataccactgcactctaccagaggtgacagagcaagattcttgtctttaaaaaaaaaaagtataattatacatattaaaaagattgGAAGGATTTatactaaaatgttaatagtggttaTATCTGACTGGGAGTTACCTATGAATTTTTTGGcttatattttccaagttttctataaTAAGAATTTAcaactttaatattaataataatacaataaaagtTGTTAATAAGGAAAGTAGGTACATGGAGCTCTGGGGGAGCAGCCATGTAAGTAGAAAGAGTTTGGGGAGCTGAGTGAGGGGGTCTAGGAGAGTGGTGAGCTGCGATGTCCAAAGCCCCCAGCCTGTACGATTCCAGTTGCTGGCAGCTCTTGGTGCCTCTGTCGAGGGCCAGGACAGGCTCTGCTGGTTTCAGCAGAAGAAGCATTTAGTGGCTTCTACTTATGCCTCCACCTGTCCTAGATAAGCTTCAGGTCAAAGACAGAGTAACAGAAACGGTCCCTTCCTTCATGACACTGACTacagagagatttaaaaacaacaaaagatcACGGTGTAGTCAAGTACACAACTTGCAAGGGGAGGCCACACGGCAAAACACCCACCAAAATCATGGGCTTCTGTGATAGTGCTGGGTAGGGAACAGCAAAAAATGTTTGTGATTGAGCAGAGAATGCATGTGTCTGAGTACACAGGTAAAAGCTGGGGCTACAAAAAGGGTTGTCAAAAACACCTCCCACATTAGGATCTCCTGGGGTGTTGGTTAAAAAGACAGattcccagcctgggcaacacagcaagaccctgtctctacaaaaaaagtcaaaaaattgtgggggaggtgaaaaaaagaaaaaagaaaaataaaaaattagccagacatggtggcacacacctgtagtcccagctactcaggaggctgaggcaggaggatcaattgagccgaGGAATTCCAGTTTACAgttgagctatgatggcaccattg belongs to Lemur catta isolate mLemCat1 chromosome 14, mLemCat1.pri, whole genome shotgun sequence and includes:
- the UBTD1 gene encoding ubiquitin domain-containing protein 1 isoform X2, with the translated sequence MGNCVGRQRRERPTAPGHPRKRAGRNEPLKKERLKWKSDYPMTDGQLRSKRDEFWDTAPAFEGRKEIWDALKAAAYAAEANDHELAQAILDGASITLPHGTLCECYDELGNRYQLPIYCLSPPVNLLLEHTEEENLEPPEPTPSVRHEFPLKVRLSTGKDVRLSASLPDTVGQLKRQLHTQEGIEPSWQRWFFSGKLLTDRTRLQETKIQKDFVIQVIINQPPPPQD
- the UBTD1 gene encoding ubiquitin domain-containing protein 1 isoform X1 — encoded protein: MGNCVGRQRRERPTAPGHPRKRADCFHHSSQNDAVNRRNEPLKKERLKWKSDYPMTDGQLRSKRDEFWDTAPAFEGRKEIWDALKAAAYAAEANDHELAQAILDGASITLPHGTLCECYDELGNRYQLPIYCLSPPVNLLLEHTEEENLEPPEPTPSVRHEFPLKVRLSTGKDVRLSASLPDTVGQLKRQLHTQEGIEPSWQRWFFSGKLLTDRTRLQETKIQKDFVIQVIINQPPPPQD